A single region of the Salvia splendens isolate huo1 chromosome 18, SspV2, whole genome shotgun sequence genome encodes:
- the LOC121776144 gene encoding ankyrin-1-like isoform X2, whose product MDSTSEIAASIIEAGATGNLNQLKAIRKKVGDDWEFSKICDQYTDFSTGWSVLHHAVGIGHFEMCKFLVKKVQVFVDPLTYKRSLSISLVSSCNVYVNLNKIGSAYVILDELFASVDTPITLAAKTGHAKIVEFLIRHGARFNLPNVEGFTPLHYAILNGNMELLELLRNNSVLLNPESVNGTPLQIAASLGNAQAVKSLLSRGANPDLFYTFGKSPLVLAVKSRSFECLKLLLEANANPNLYFNMLSPLSAAAIDRDTKFLKSLLAAKADPNLSEEDIIKPIEEAAMVRNRAAVEILFPLTKRLAHYPNWTVDGIIEHIQSAEYKAGREKILWLLAELDHKGMQLASNKDFYSAVVQYRTVSNLFPSDTTWISKISMWEARLDIRVHAMLGAQKCLKLIPELPVRREIDAAANVIFKKFLMASLAFSLDPYNNDKGHSFRVCLFDYFVWLTQMSSSDEILSLS is encoded by the exons ATGGATTCTACTTCTGAAATTG cTGCATCGATTATCGAGGCTGGTGCCACTGGAAACCTCAACCAGCTTAAGG CAATTAGAAAAAAAGTTGGCGATGATTGGGAATTCAGCAAAATATGCGATCAATATACTGACTTTTCCACTGGCTGGAGTGTCTTGCATCACGCGGTTGGAATCGGACATTTTGAGATGTGCAAATTCTTGGTCAAGAAAGTTCAAGTTTTTGTTGATCCCTTGACTTACAAGcgttctctctctatctctctcgtTTCTTCTTGCAATGTTTATGTTAATTTGAACAAAATTGGGAGTGCCTATGTGATTCTTGATGAATTGTTTGCATCAGTTGATACTCCTATAACACTAGCTGCCAAAACGGGACATGCCAAAATTGTGGAGTTTCTCATCCGACATGGTGCTAGATTTAATCTTCCAAATGTTGAGGGATTCACTCCCTTGCACTATGCAATTCTAAATG GTAATATGGAGCTTTTGGAATTGTTGCGGAACAACAGTGTTTTGTTAAATCCGGAGTCTGTAAATGGAACACCTTTACAAATTGCTGCTTCTCTTGGAAATGCTCAGGCTGTCAAGTCTCTCTTATCTCGTGGCGCAAAT CCAGATCTTTTTTATACGTTTGGGAAATCCCCACTTGTACTCGCAGTCAAGTCTCGCTCGTTTGAATGCCTGAAATTGCTGCTTGAG GCTAATGCAAACCCCAATCTGTATTTCAACATGTTAAGTCCTTTGTCAGCTGCTGCAATAGATCGTGACACAAAATTTCTTAAGTCTTTGCTTGCAGCTAAAGCAGATCCGAATTTATCGGAAGAA GATATCATTAAACCTATCGAGGAGGCTGCTATGGTGCGTAATCGTGCAGCTGTGGAGATTTTGTTTCCACTGACTAAACGGCTTGCACATTATCCAAATTGGACTGTCGATGGCATAATCGAACACATTCAGTCTGCAGAATATAAAGCA GGCAGGGAGAAAATTCTATGGCTCTTGGCTGAACTAGACCACAAAGGGATGCAACTTGCGAGCAATAAGGATTTTTACTCTGCAGTCGTACAATATAGAACG GTTTCTAATCTTTTTCCATCTGACACGACATGGATATCAAAGATAAGTATGTGGGAAGCACGGTTGGATATACGAGTTCATGCTATGCTAGGTGCTCAGAAATGCCTTAAACTCATACCAGAACTCCCCGTCCGAAGAGAGATTGATGCTGCAGCTAATGTGATATTCAAG AAATTCCTTATGGCAAGCCTTGCCTTCTCCTTGGATCCTTACAACAACGATAAAGGCCATTCATTTAG AGTTTGTTTGTTTGATTACTTTGTTTGGTTGACTCAGATGAGCAGTtcagatgagattttgagtttGAGCTGA
- the LOC121776144 gene encoding ankyrin-1-like isoform X3, with product MDSTSEIAASIIEAGATGNLNQLKAIRKKVGDDWEFSKICDQYTDFSTGWSVLHHAVGIGHFEMCKFLVKKVQVFVDPLTYKRSLSISLVSSCNVYVNLNKIGSAYVILDELFASVDTPITLAAKTGHAKIVEFLIRHGARFNLPNVEGFTPLHYAILNGNMELLELLRNNSVLLNPESVNGTPLQIAASLGNAQAVKSLLSRGANPDLFYTFGKSPLVLAVKSRSFECLKLLLEANANPNLYFNMLSPLSAAAIDRDTKFLKSLLAAKADPNLSEEDIIKPIEEAAMVRNRAAVEILFPLTKRLAHYPNWTVDGIIEHIQSAEYKAVGREKILWLLAELDHKGMQLASNKDFYSAVVQYRTVSNLFPSDTTWISKISMWEARLDIRVHAMLGAQKCLKLIPELPVRREIDAAANVIFKKFLMASLAFSLDPYNNDKGHSFR from the exons ATGGATTCTACTTCTGAAATTG cTGCATCGATTATCGAGGCTGGTGCCACTGGAAACCTCAACCAGCTTAAGG CAATTAGAAAAAAAGTTGGCGATGATTGGGAATTCAGCAAAATATGCGATCAATATACTGACTTTTCCACTGGCTGGAGTGTCTTGCATCACGCGGTTGGAATCGGACATTTTGAGATGTGCAAATTCTTGGTCAAGAAAGTTCAAGTTTTTGTTGATCCCTTGACTTACAAGcgttctctctctatctctctcgtTTCTTCTTGCAATGTTTATGTTAATTTGAACAAAATTGGGAGTGCCTATGTGATTCTTGATGAATTGTTTGCATCAGTTGATACTCCTATAACACTAGCTGCCAAAACGGGACATGCCAAAATTGTGGAGTTTCTCATCCGACATGGTGCTAGATTTAATCTTCCAAATGTTGAGGGATTCACTCCCTTGCACTATGCAATTCTAAATG GTAATATGGAGCTTTTGGAATTGTTGCGGAACAACAGTGTTTTGTTAAATCCGGAGTCTGTAAATGGAACACCTTTACAAATTGCTGCTTCTCTTGGAAATGCTCAGGCTGTCAAGTCTCTCTTATCTCGTGGCGCAAAT CCAGATCTTTTTTATACGTTTGGGAAATCCCCACTTGTACTCGCAGTCAAGTCTCGCTCGTTTGAATGCCTGAAATTGCTGCTTGAG GCTAATGCAAACCCCAATCTGTATTTCAACATGTTAAGTCCTTTGTCAGCTGCTGCAATAGATCGTGACACAAAATTTCTTAAGTCTTTGCTTGCAGCTAAAGCAGATCCGAATTTATCGGAAGAA GATATCATTAAACCTATCGAGGAGGCTGCTATGGTGCGTAATCGTGCAGCTGTGGAGATTTTGTTTCCACTGACTAAACGGCTTGCACATTATCCAAATTGGACTGTCGATGGCATAATCGAACACATTCAGTCTGCAGAATATAAAGCAGTG GGCAGGGAGAAAATTCTATGGCTCTTGGCTGAACTAGACCACAAAGGGATGCAACTTGCGAGCAATAAGGATTTTTACTCTGCAGTCGTACAATATAGAACG GTTTCTAATCTTTTTCCATCTGACACGACATGGATATCAAAGATAAGTATGTGGGAAGCACGGTTGGATATACGAGTTCATGCTATGCTAGGTGCTCAGAAATGCCTTAAACTCATACCAGAACTCCCCGTCCGAAGAGAGATTGATGCTGCAGCTAATGTGATATTCAAG AAATTCCTTATGGCAAGCCTTGCCTTCTCCTTGGATCCTTACAACAACGATAAAGGCCATTCATTTAG ATGA
- the LOC121776144 gene encoding ankyrin-1-like isoform X4, with translation MDSTSEIAASIIEAGATGNLNQLKAIRKKVGDDWEFSKICDQYTDFSTGWSVLHHAVGIGHFEMCKFLVKKVQVFVDPLTYKLDTPITLAAKTGHAKIVEFLIRHGARFNLPNVEGFTPLHYAILNGNMELLELLRNNSVLLNPESVNGTPLQIAASLGNAQAVKSLLSRGANPDLFYTFGKSPLVLAVKSRSFECLKLLLEANANPNLYFNMLSPLSAAAIDRDTKFLKSLLAAKADPNLSEEDIIKPIEEAAMVRNRAAVEILFPLTKRLAHYPNWTVDGIIEHIQSAEYKAVGREKILWLLAELDHKGMQLASNKDFYSAVVQYRTVSNLFPSDTTWISKISMWEARLDIRVHAMLGAQKCLKLIPELPVRREIDAAANVIFKKFLMASLAFSLDPYNNDKGHSFRVCLFDYFVWLTQMSSSDEILSLS, from the exons ATGGATTCTACTTCTGAAATTG cTGCATCGATTATCGAGGCTGGTGCCACTGGAAACCTCAACCAGCTTAAGG CAATTAGAAAAAAAGTTGGCGATGATTGGGAATTCAGCAAAATATGCGATCAATATACTGACTTTTCCACTGGCTGGAGTGTCTTGCATCACGCGGTTGGAATCGGACATTTTGAGATGTGCAAATTCTTGGTCAAGAAAGTTCAAGTTTTTGTTGATCCCTTGACTTACAAGc TTGATACTCCTATAACACTAGCTGCCAAAACGGGACATGCCAAAATTGTGGAGTTTCTCATCCGACATGGTGCTAGATTTAATCTTCCAAATGTTGAGGGATTCACTCCCTTGCACTATGCAATTCTAAATG GTAATATGGAGCTTTTGGAATTGTTGCGGAACAACAGTGTTTTGTTAAATCCGGAGTCTGTAAATGGAACACCTTTACAAATTGCTGCTTCTCTTGGAAATGCTCAGGCTGTCAAGTCTCTCTTATCTCGTGGCGCAAAT CCAGATCTTTTTTATACGTTTGGGAAATCCCCACTTGTACTCGCAGTCAAGTCTCGCTCGTTTGAATGCCTGAAATTGCTGCTTGAG GCTAATGCAAACCCCAATCTGTATTTCAACATGTTAAGTCCTTTGTCAGCTGCTGCAATAGATCGTGACACAAAATTTCTTAAGTCTTTGCTTGCAGCTAAAGCAGATCCGAATTTATCGGAAGAA GATATCATTAAACCTATCGAGGAGGCTGCTATGGTGCGTAATCGTGCAGCTGTGGAGATTTTGTTTCCACTGACTAAACGGCTTGCACATTATCCAAATTGGACTGTCGATGGCATAATCGAACACATTCAGTCTGCAGAATATAAAGCAGTG GGCAGGGAGAAAATTCTATGGCTCTTGGCTGAACTAGACCACAAAGGGATGCAACTTGCGAGCAATAAGGATTTTTACTCTGCAGTCGTACAATATAGAACG GTTTCTAATCTTTTTCCATCTGACACGACATGGATATCAAAGATAAGTATGTGGGAAGCACGGTTGGATATACGAGTTCATGCTATGCTAGGTGCTCAGAAATGCCTTAAACTCATACCAGAACTCCCCGTCCGAAGAGAGATTGATGCTGCAGCTAATGTGATATTCAAG AAATTCCTTATGGCAAGCCTTGCCTTCTCCTTGGATCCTTACAACAACGATAAAGGCCATTCATTTAG AGTTTGTTTGTTTGATTACTTTGTTTGGTTGACTCAGATGAGCAGTtcagatgagattttgagtttGAGCTGA
- the LOC121776144 gene encoding ankyrin-1-like isoform X1 yields MDSTSEIAASIIEAGATGNLNQLKAIRKKVGDDWEFSKICDQYTDFSTGWSVLHHAVGIGHFEMCKFLVKKVQVFVDPLTYKRSLSISLVSSCNVYVNLNKIGSAYVILDELFASVDTPITLAAKTGHAKIVEFLIRHGARFNLPNVEGFTPLHYAILNGNMELLELLRNNSVLLNPESVNGTPLQIAASLGNAQAVKSLLSRGANPDLFYTFGKSPLVLAVKSRSFECLKLLLEANANPNLYFNMLSPLSAAAIDRDTKFLKSLLAAKADPNLSEEDIIKPIEEAAMVRNRAAVEILFPLTKRLAHYPNWTVDGIIEHIQSAEYKAVGREKILWLLAELDHKGMQLASNKDFYSAVVQYRTVSNLFPSDTTWISKISMWEARLDIRVHAMLGAQKCLKLIPELPVRREIDAAANVIFKKFLMASLAFSLDPYNNDKGHSFRVCLFDYFVWLTQMSSSDEILSLS; encoded by the exons ATGGATTCTACTTCTGAAATTG cTGCATCGATTATCGAGGCTGGTGCCACTGGAAACCTCAACCAGCTTAAGG CAATTAGAAAAAAAGTTGGCGATGATTGGGAATTCAGCAAAATATGCGATCAATATACTGACTTTTCCACTGGCTGGAGTGTCTTGCATCACGCGGTTGGAATCGGACATTTTGAGATGTGCAAATTCTTGGTCAAGAAAGTTCAAGTTTTTGTTGATCCCTTGACTTACAAGcgttctctctctatctctctcgtTTCTTCTTGCAATGTTTATGTTAATTTGAACAAAATTGGGAGTGCCTATGTGATTCTTGATGAATTGTTTGCATCAGTTGATACTCCTATAACACTAGCTGCCAAAACGGGACATGCCAAAATTGTGGAGTTTCTCATCCGACATGGTGCTAGATTTAATCTTCCAAATGTTGAGGGATTCACTCCCTTGCACTATGCAATTCTAAATG GTAATATGGAGCTTTTGGAATTGTTGCGGAACAACAGTGTTTTGTTAAATCCGGAGTCTGTAAATGGAACACCTTTACAAATTGCTGCTTCTCTTGGAAATGCTCAGGCTGTCAAGTCTCTCTTATCTCGTGGCGCAAAT CCAGATCTTTTTTATACGTTTGGGAAATCCCCACTTGTACTCGCAGTCAAGTCTCGCTCGTTTGAATGCCTGAAATTGCTGCTTGAG GCTAATGCAAACCCCAATCTGTATTTCAACATGTTAAGTCCTTTGTCAGCTGCTGCAATAGATCGTGACACAAAATTTCTTAAGTCTTTGCTTGCAGCTAAAGCAGATCCGAATTTATCGGAAGAA GATATCATTAAACCTATCGAGGAGGCTGCTATGGTGCGTAATCGTGCAGCTGTGGAGATTTTGTTTCCACTGACTAAACGGCTTGCACATTATCCAAATTGGACTGTCGATGGCATAATCGAACACATTCAGTCTGCAGAATATAAAGCAGTG GGCAGGGAGAAAATTCTATGGCTCTTGGCTGAACTAGACCACAAAGGGATGCAACTTGCGAGCAATAAGGATTTTTACTCTGCAGTCGTACAATATAGAACG GTTTCTAATCTTTTTCCATCTGACACGACATGGATATCAAAGATAAGTATGTGGGAAGCACGGTTGGATATACGAGTTCATGCTATGCTAGGTGCTCAGAAATGCCTTAAACTCATACCAGAACTCCCCGTCCGAAGAGAGATTGATGCTGCAGCTAATGTGATATTCAAG AAATTCCTTATGGCAAGCCTTGCCTTCTCCTTGGATCCTTACAACAACGATAAAGGCCATTCATTTAG AGTTTGTTTGTTTGATTACTTTGTTTGGTTGACTCAGATGAGCAGTtcagatgagattttgagtttGAGCTGA